The DNA sequence CTAAAACTCTCCGGGAGTAACATAAAATTTATGGCATTGCTGCCTGATAAGTAATACCTATGACTATCCAACATCCCCCCGAGCTTTTCCCGTGTATTTCCAAACAACACCACCCCCCCAACCCCTCAAGTGCCGGCTAGTCTTAAAGGATTAGTAGGTGAACTCTTTGAGCTTAGCACACAAAATAATTGTACTAAATTAAACTAACCCATAATAATACGAATCAAATTAACAAATCTACTAAACTTGAGCAAAACCAGAAAGATCAAAAGTACCTCGGCGAAACAAGCCGCGAAAGCGCTGCAGAGGAACATCTCAGCGAATGAGATTTCGATCTGGGGCTTGAGATCGGCCATTGAAAGCTGCAGAGAAAGGCTGGAAAGCAGGGATTGGGTAATAGAGACTCAGTTTCGGTAGAGTTGAAGAAGGGTAATTCAGGGCCTTATGGAATGATTTCAATAGTCATAATGAATGGAAAGGGACGTGAGGATGGCCACCATTGATGGCCGTGCAACtggatttttcaattttcacaccTCCTCCTCGTGACCATCGTTTCAATGATTTGGGTGGAtgcttaatcattttttaagcttattttaattgttaaatctCATTTGTTAATATCACTTCTTCATATTTAATTGTTGAAACACTCTTCAAAACTTGATGCTTACGTCACacgattttattaaaatttttgaatttttattagaGTAATGCAGATGATGTAAGTTTTACgtatattctttaaaaaaaaatatagaacttATTATGTAAAATCGTGTGAATAAATATTTGTAGttgtaaaattttcatctcgTGAAATCGAAAATATCATTCTCTTTAATTGGTAAGTATATtcgaaataaaaattatttgtgcATACTTAGGCCTAGTTTGAGaatatatcttatctcatcttaaatcattattaaaatttaaacactttttaattttaaatatttgattttttcatctaattattacaatttttataaatttctaaacaaaatataagaaataattcaaatttttcaatttttaaaaataaaattatatgctaacaatattttagttttataatatttttacttaactaattatctcatttcccaaaattcaataaaatatattactatttaactactattcataaattatttcactattattcattaacttatcatttcatctcactaaATAAGGCTATAATATGTGTAAGTCTTatgtaatcatttaaaaaatttgtgaacatgactataaaaataaataaataaaataaaccataaAATTTTATGGTGGGACTTgtttgttttggttaatttttaaaaaaaaaaaacttttgggTGATCTCAAATGTTTattaaaatccaatttttaAATACTCAACTTGGTCATTTAAGGGTTGTTCAGATTAAAAAAGCCTCTCAacttatatcatctcatttcatttaatcattataattttttttaaacttttatacaaaatataataaataatttaactttttcaaatctcaaaataataattatattaaaaaataatattataataatattttattcaactttccaattttattttatcataactCACTATCAAAACCTCCTCTTAAACTCTAAAGTTGTGCATGATCATATACTtattaagatttgatttgtcACTTAAACTCTTAATAGATCTTAAATATTTGACTACTTTGGCCAAGCTGACCTGCGAATTATGACACAACATCAATTTCCCAATTGACATGAGTTTACAATGAATTGCTGCCTTGAGTATTCACAAATCACAATGGATTAGTCATTTtgcaattatatgaaaaaatggcCAATAACTTGTGAGAAAAGTGCCTCGATTAGATTATGTACGAAAAAATCCATTTTGCATTTTTGCCACTCACCATTAAATTATACTGCAAAGTATGAGAAATTTTGTATTTagtattacaaaatatgaaaaaatctagttgtaagcacaatcgtgcattaatatgtgcactaatttattgtgattggacaaaaagtagattttattgaaaataatgctaatttaaaatttaagtatgaatgaatcagtattggtacgtagattagtacacgactttgcttgtatgtagtaaaactcttacaaaatatgagaaatgatagttgcagtctTATAATATATAAGTCTTGCACAATccctttaaaaaatagaaaaatattgaatctgcatgaaaaaactaattttttaatgatgaatctcactctttttaaaaaaatatattgagtttGTACATCTTAGAACTGTATCTAacgttacaaaatattttattgttttgtttctctCTCCTCCTTTCATTCATAATCATATTCACTCTtcatctattttcttttcagccCTCTACCATAGGCTTGaaaatattctcataatatACTCTTATCTTTTAActtccctttttcatttttatttgggttaattttgttatttgttgtaaatgaaaaaattgaaatcacaCTAGCATACAACAAAAGTTGTAAATGTTAAAAGAtatgaaaatattgtaaatttattagtagttataagtaatatttaaaataattaatgatttaaaaaaagaattaaattgtgtatagaaagaataaataaattgatgtatGGCACGTTGCAAAGTCATaagttaaattaaattaagtgagttttgattaatttaaatgaagtggtttttttttttaattttatcattttaattctcatatatgtaattttttcaattagAATCTTTTGTTAGATCTTTCAAGAAAAGTTTGATGAGGATGCCACAtggttaaaataataaaaataaatttatatttaaatatcattataaaatacataaaatggttttaaaatataaaagtaaacaaaataaattagaaaataagcGGAAACgtgaaaactaaaattaaaaaaactgaaaaatattaAACCTATTAAGCCATATATGAAATTAAGAGAAttggaaaaattaaaagaagaaaataaaacattttttttttttaaatccaaaaatatatataaagtataaactagaattaggaaaaaataacaactttaaatataaaatttagaaaaataaaaaaattgaaaatatattaaaataaaacaaaaagaatttgaGGTGTTCAGTGCCCAACTCAAGCACCGAGGTTGGGTAACCCAGGCAGGTAGCCGCCAACCTCCCGCATTGGGCGCGGGGAAAGTTTGACAAATATAGCTTAGCACGTGCCTGGCAGCTCGGGTTTGGCTAACTTCAGGCCGCACATGAGTTGTATAGAATAATTCAAGATATAATTATGTAATAAGtaaatattgtgtaattattttaaaaatgaatgaaatttattattaaaaaattaaatttttaatataaattttaaattttattatttttttaaaaataattacacgacaGTTACATAATTtacgattataaatattttttctcattatacaTCTCAAATAGAGCTTTAGGTTCGGTTTgacattataaaatttttattttaaatttaaattatcgtcttattattacaactttttcaaatttttatataaaatataataaataatttaaattttttgtcacttttttaaattttataagaataataatattaaaatataataaatattattatcttaaaattcaaaattcttatctcacttATTAGACCGAACCTTAGTTGCAAGCACAAGTAGTTGAAATCCAAGCATGATCGGGGTTTGCCTTAGGTCCCGCTTAGTTaaacagatgagatgagatattttttttttttgataagttcataCGACTGcacatgagatgagatgttttaaataatagtaaataaaatattgttgtaatataattttgtattgggatatgaaaaatttaaattatttattatattttgtatggagatttaaaaaaattataatgatgagttgagatcaaatttttaattttatgtaaccaATCTGGACCTtataatgagataaaagtataataattatttgttttgtaaattttttaaggataatgttacaaatattaaattatgttataaatttatttttataagatattttgtaactaaatcatttattttttcttaaataacaAAATGAGAGCAGCAAGAGATAACAACTTGATAGACACGCAAAATATCGTATACTTtctaaaagagaaattatatatataaatataaaatgcacAAATCTTGTGcaagttatttataaaaaaaatagattttattataaaaaatataaaaagtttactttttttttaagagatgtacatttttataaaatatttatgcatatatttgaagagtaatgttaggtataaatttcaaatagctaaattttgtataaattttttgtaaaaaaatggattttactaatcaagaataattttaaaaaaatgatatttacagacGTGAGTGTATAAATactgtgtaattattttaaaaaaaataaataaatacaaaacatatatGAATagaaacttaattttttaataatattctataattttttaaaataattatacaacatTTATACAGtttatgactatatataaattacttttttcaatctatttttttataaggattATGCTagaattatatatttgatatgGAAAATGCTTTGGCCATTACCGGTGGCTTCCGTTGGAGGTTACTGTTggttttttttaagtgattaaaaaaaattgtttaatattattataaattttttttttattttttaaaaatattaaaaaaaattaaaaaaataaaaaataaatttgcctAGCGGTGGCAGCATCCCTAATACCACCTTGCATCACTCTTTCCGAAATTTAGTCTGGCGGGAACGAAATGTCCACACTCAACTGAAACCCGCCAATTGAACCCTACAAATTCGAAAGGACTTTCCCACTAACCCCTCCGACGTCTATATAAACCGACCAGACCGACTGACCGAACCGATTTGCCCACCATTGCTGtcctctgaaaaaaaaaaaaaaaaaccaggcCTTAACCCTAACCCTACTTCTCTCGAAGTCAAGAAAAATGCTCGAACTCCGGCTAGTCCAGGGTTCGCTCCTGAAGAAAGTTATGGAGGCCATCAAGGACCTGGTGAATGATGCCAACTTCGACTGCTCTGCTACCGGGTTCTCGCTCCAGGCCATGGACTCGAGCCACGTCGCGCTGGTGTCTCTGCTCCTTAGATCCGAGGGCTTCGAGCACTACCGCTGCGACCGCAACATCTCCATGGGCATGAACCTCAACAACATGTCCAAGATGCTCAAGTGCGCTGGCAACGATGACATCATCACCATCAAGGCCGACGATGGCAGCGACACCGTCACCTTCATGTTTGAGAGCCCTAGTAAGTGTTCTTTTGGTTCTGTAAATTCTTAATCTGGTCATGTTCGAATTTGAGAATGCTGCTGGGTTTTACTTCTAGTTACGGTTTTCAAGTAGCTGGGTGGTTTCTATTTAGATGTTTAGTAGACACATATTGCCGTGTTTGGTTGCTGTAAAAATGTTGGGAAACGAAAGAGctatgaaatttaattatatttatgtttcAGTTATGCTGCGAGAAAAATTATGGCAAAAGTCCTTCTGTTAGCTCAAGTTCTATTTTCTCTCCCCCTTTCTTAGCACTGAAAGGTTTTCTGAGAAAATTTAAGGATGAACATTTATTGCaattggaatgagaaaaaaacattttttttctttaaaaaagttttaaataactTGAGACTGCGGTTTTTTTACTGTGTCCTGTTTTTTTATCCGACATGTTCTTGTTTTGATGGATTGTTCTGCTTCCAAATGGGTACTGGACTAAAGCTCAAGACAAAATTTCTGATTTTGAAATGAAACTGATGGACATCGATAGTGAGCACCTTGGAATTCCAGAGGCAGAATACCATGCTATTGTTAGAATGCCTTCGGCTGAGTTTGCTAGGATTTGCAAAGATCTCAGCAGCATTGGTGATACTGGTACTGTGGCTCTGTTGTTGGATTAATTGGTTCATTGTTTTTTCAGTTGCTCTTTCCATTAGTGAATCACTAAACATTTTGGGTCAATGTGTCTTGCAGTTGTCATCTCTGTGACTAAGGAAGGTGTGAAGTTCTCTACAAGAGGTGATATTGGAACTGCAAATATTGTTTGCAGGCAAAACACCACAGTAGACAAGGTATGCTCTTTATAGTGTAATTATTAGGAAATATTTATTCTGAATTGGATTGAGCAAATTTCTTCCAATCCATGGATTAACAGTGACAATTGTCTATTGAGCATGCGATTATTACAATTATAGCACCTCTTGAGCATGGCTATACTGCTTTTTAAGACTTTTGCACTGCAATGTGAAACTTGTATCTCATGGTGGGTTtgttaatttatatgaaaaaaatgcagCCAGAAGAAGCAACGATCATTGAGATGAATGAGCCAGTATCCCTGACGTTTGCGCTGAGATACATGAATTCCTTCACAAAGGCGACACCTTTATCGAGCATGGTTACAATTAGCTTGTCTTCAGAGCTGCCTGTCGTGGTTGAATACAAGATTGCAGAGATGGGTTATATTAGGTTCTACTTGGCTCCTAAGATAGAAGAGGAGGAAGACGAGACGAGGCCTCAAGCTTAGGTGCTACGCTTTTGCCCACAACTCAATTGTTGTGTTTTAAAACCCATTTTGAGGATTTTTGTTATGCATTCTCatcttggcttttttttttaatctttctggGCAATCTATTTGTTGTTTAGAGTAATTCTATTATGTCAAGTGACGAGTATGTTCTTGTTTTATGAACTTTTTTGTCAAATCTCAAGTGGGCCCTATAATCACaaaattaatgttatatataattgtagagTGTGTAAAttatgtgtaatttttttaaaaaagaatagaatttactaataaaaaattagttttttttttcacatttcatatctatttatctattttaaaaaattatacggC is a window from the Carya illinoinensis cultivar Pawnee chromosome 14, C.illinoinensisPawnee_v1, whole genome shotgun sequence genome containing:
- the LOC122293349 gene encoding proliferating cell nuclear antigen, which codes for MLELRLVQGSLLKKVMEAIKDLVNDANFDCSATGFSLQAMDSSHVALVSLLLRSEGFEHYRCDRNISMGMNLNNMSKMLKCAGNDDIITIKADDGSDTVTFMFESPTQDKISDFEMKLMDIDSEHLGIPEAEYHAIVRMPSAEFARICKDLSSIGDTVVISVTKEGVKFSTRGDIGTANIVCRQNTTVDKPEEATIIEMNEPVSLTFALRYMNSFTKATPLSSMVTISLSSELPVVVEYKIAEMGYIRFYLAPKIEEEEDETRPQA